A window from Cryptomeria japonica chromosome 1, Sugi_1.0, whole genome shotgun sequence encodes these proteins:
- the LOC131857026 gene encoding U3 small nucleolar RNA-associated protein 25-like — MGEIFGGGEGGGGVEGREEGGGGDEGGGAEGGDEDIDIGGDIKSNISGDNDDSSRSLSSEDGDDDDDMPELEDVPTTKGGRGQVGERDDDDPQILKAWIQSLEEEVARRDVEQEAYRTDYDALEAERDHLQRERDEAVRLSQMIQDAYDQHFSPGTNARRQSDKLY; from the coding sequence ATGGGGGAGATATTCGGAGGAGGAGAGGGGGGTGGGGGAGTTGAGGGTAGAGAAGAGGGAggtggaggagatgagggaggtggagcAGAGGGGGGAGATGAGGACATAGATATTGGTGGAGACATCAAGTCTAATATCAGCGGAGATAATGATGATTCTTCAAGGTCATTGAGCAgtgaggatggtgatgatgatgatgatatgccagagttggaggaCGTGCCTACTACAAAGGGTGGACGAGGACAAGTGGGTGAAAGGGATGATGATGATCCACAGATTCTCAAAGCATGGATTCAGAGTCTAGAGGAGGAGGTTGCCAGACGAGATGTCGAGCAAGAGGCTTACCGTACAGACTATGATGCATTAGAGGCTGAGagggatcatctccagagggagagagatgaggcagtcagACTGTCACAGATGATTCAAGATGCTTATGATCAACACTTTTCTCCAGGTACTAATGCACGAAGACAATCTGACAAACTTTACTAG
- the LOC131036076 gene encoding probable LRR receptor-like serine/threonine-protein kinase At5g48740: protein MPIINAIEMYSLVPTQNATFRDDVNALGELKTELSLNNWTSDPCFGLPWEGIICNISHTIRISSINLSGKQLNGTIPPSLAELTELVSVSLDNNYFNGPLANLSNLSKLDKLNLQKNNLSGELPDWLSKLPHLKELSLDNNYFNGPLANLSNLFKLERLNLQNNSLSGELPNWLSGLPRLKELNISNNDFEGVIPQQLLNKKIFSGNKHLCRTKRECRDHFPAVGVGVAVAVGAIITVTVVGILMYRFKFKSACAQPRPFDYLMVNVANSSKSRAFTLEEMRMATENFTNKIGQGSFGTVFLGKLQDGKQIAVKVLSVFSKHGIDQFLNEVDLLSKINHKKLVSFLGYCICNESRDLMLVFEYMSGGSLSDNLYDPEAPKYAHLDWKTRLKIALDAVQGLEYLHVGCTPKIIHRDIKTSNILLDSNLNGKLADFGLSRVTGNDETSQINTAIKGTPGYLDPMYYKTHMLTDKSDVYSFGVVLLELTCGRKPIDVKVSTEKILLTEWAASYAGEDKDEANIEEIVDKRLGKRYSMKSIIHLTNLAWRCIASEPSGRPSISEVVAEIKEAVTFEEEYYQVPDELSLTFTSSFSSSL, encoded by the exons ATGCCTATAATCAATGCTATTGAGATGTACAGTCTCGTTCCCACCCAGAATGCAACCTTTAGGGATGACG TTAACGCTCTTGGAGAGTTGAAAACAGAGTTATCCCTCAACAACTGGACTTCGGATCCTTGCTTTGGTTTACCGTGGGAAGGAATCATCTGTAACATCAGCCACACCATAAGGATCTCCAGCAT AAACTTGTCGGGAAAGCAGCTGAATGGAACCATACCACCAAGTTTGGCAGAGTTAACCGAACTCGTTTCAGT GTCACTTGATAACAACTATTTCAATGGACCATTGGCCAATTTGAGCAATCTCTCCAAGTTAGATAAATT GAATCTCCAAAAAAACAATTTATCTGGTGAACTTCCAGACTGGTTATCTAAACTACCTCATCTTAAAGAATT GTCACTTGATAACAACTATTTCAATGGACCATTAGCCAATTTGAGCAATCTCTTCAAGTTAGAAAGACT GAATCTCCAAAACAATTCTTTATCTGGTGAACTTCCAAATTGGTTATCTGGACTACCTCGTCTTAAAGAATT AAATATATCCAACAATGATTTCGAGGGTGTCATTCCGCAACAACTTCTCAACAAAAAAAT TTTCAGTGGCAACAAACACCTTTGCCGGACAAAGCGTGAGTGTCGTGATCACTTCCCCGCAGTTGGGGTCGGAGTAGCAGTTGCGGTCGGAGCAATTATAACTGTCACTGTAGTGGGTATCCTCATGTATCGATTCAAATTTAAAAGTGCATGTGCTCAACCAAGACCTTTCG ATTATTTAATGGTCAATGTAGCAAACTCATCAAAATCTCGCGCTTTTACTCTTGAGGAAATGAGGATGGCGACAGAAAATTTTACGAATAAAATCGGACAGGGATCGTTTGGAACTGTATTCTTGGGCAAGTTGCAGGATGGGAAGCAAATAGCTGTAAAAGTACTCTCCGTTTTCTCCAAACATGGAATTGATCAATTCTTAAATGAG GTTGATCTTCTGTCAAAAATCAATCATAAGAAGCTGGTATCCTTTCTTGGTTATTGTATATGTAATGAATCCAGAGACCTCATGCTTGTCTTCGAGTATATGTCTGGAGGTTCCCTCAGTGATAACCTTTACG ATCCAGAGGCACCAAAATATGCCCATCTAGATTGGAAAACCAGGCTTAAAATAGCTTTGGATGCCGTACAAG GGCTGGAATATCTGCATGTAGGTTGCACTCCAAAAATTATTCACAGGGATATCAAGACCTCCAACATTCTTCTAGATAGTAATTTGAATGGCAAACTGGCTGACTTCGGTCTTTCTAGAGTGACTGGAAATGATGAAACTTCTCAGATCAATACAGCTATAAAAGGAACTCCTGGATATTTAGATCCAAT GTACTACAAAACTCACATGTTGACGGACAAGAGTGATGTGTATAGTTTTGGAGTCGTTTTGTTGGAGCTCACATGTGGCAGGAAACCCATTGACGTAAAAGTTTCTACCGAGAAAATATTATTGACTGAATGG GCTGCATCATATGCGGGAGAAGATaaagatgaggccaacattgaagAAATAGTAGACAAAAGGTTGGGTAAGCGTTACAGTATGAAATCTATCATTCATTTGACCAATCTGGCCTGGAGATGTATTGCAAGCGAGCCATCTGGTAGACCAAGCATTAGTGAGGTTGTGGCTGAGATCAAGGAAGCTGTCACATTTGAGGAAGAGTACTATCAAGTTCCAGATGAACTCTCACTCACATTCACTAGCAGTTTCTCAAGTTCCCTGTAA